A region from the Triticum aestivum cultivar Chinese Spring chromosome 3D, IWGSC CS RefSeq v2.1, whole genome shotgun sequence genome encodes:
- the LOC123079843 gene encoding protein ABHD11, whose product MAASLRASSSSLRSRLLSSPASWSPWRLLLSSSVHSDAAHQTETLAFHEIQLSPEKPPTATAFVLHGLLGSGRNWRTFSRTLASQLRDRSPADEWKMVLVDLRNHGSSARIKGLSPPHDMSSAAKDLADLVKARGWTWPDVVVGHSMGGKVALDFAESCSRGDYGESAALPKQLWVLDSVPGEVQIDNSDGEVERVLQTLASLPSSLPSRKWVVDHMVSLGFSKSLSDWIGSNLKKDNEHVTWAFDLQAATDMFNSYRDRSYWGLLENPPKGLEISIVQAELSDRWHPEDVQRLEALSRRGSRPDAGKVSLHVLPNSGHWVHVDNPKGLLEIMAPNFLSTVQN is encoded by the exons ATGGCGGCGTCCCTCCGagcgtcctcctcctccctccgctcgcgcctcctctcctcccccgccTCCTGGTCTCCCTGGCGCCTGCTCCTCTCCTCCTCCGTCCACTCGGACGCCGCCCACCAGACCGAAACCCTCGCCTTCCACGAGATCCAGCTCTCCCCGGAGAAGCCGCCTACCGCCACCGCCTTCGTCCTCCACGGCCTCCTGGGCTCCGGCCGCAACTGGCGCACCTTCTCCCGCACCCTCGCCTCCCAGCTCCGCGACCGCTCCCCCGCCGACG AGTGGAAGATGGTTCTTGTGGATTTGAGGAACCATGGGAGCTCAGCCAGGATCAAAGGGCTGAGCCCGCCCCATGATATGTCGAGTGCGGCCAAAGATCTTGCTGATTTGGTGAAGGCTCGGGGCTGGACATGGCCAGATGTCGTCGTGGGTCACTCCATGGGTGGAAAGGTTGCACTGGATTTCGCGGAGAGTTGCTCCCGTGGCGATTACGGAGAATCTGCTGCTCTTCCCAAACAG CTCTGGGTGCTTGATTCTGTCCCTGGAGAAGTACAAATAGATAACAGTGACGGTGAAGTTGAACGGGTTTTGCAAACACTAGCAAGTCTTCCTTCATCGCTTCCATCGCGCAA GTGGGTTGTGGACCACATGGTCAGCCTGGGATTCTCCAAATCACTTTCAGACTGGATTGGCAGCAACTTGAAGAAGGACAATGAACATGTGACCTGGGCTTTTGATCTTCAGGCTGCCACAGACATGTTTAATTCTTACAG AGATAGAAGCTACTGGGGACTGCTGGAAAACCCACCAAAGGGTTTGGAGATCTCAATAGTACAGGCAGAGCTCAGTGATAGATGGCACCCTGAGGATGTCCAGAGGCTAGAAGCACTGTCAAGGAGAGGCAGCAGACCTGACGCGGGGAAAGTGTCGCTCCacgtcctccccaactccggccattGGGTTCACGTGGACAACCCCAAGGGGCTGCTCGAGATCATGGCGCCTAACTTCCTCTCCACTGTTCAAAATTGA